ataattttaaacaTGTCATAATATTTGCGTGACTATAAAAGCATCTCGTTAaggataaaattaattttttttgtttaattgtTTTTATAATTTAGAGACGGATCATTTTGTTGTCAAAAATACGTGATTGGAGAATAGATCGTTACAAAAATATCCACTCcctctgtcccaatttatgtggcagAACTCAGATTTCGAGAGTCAAACTTCTtaattttgaccatgaatttgacatagaatctttaaattttttgaatataatttatatatttagaaaGTACATAAGAAGTATCttcacaataattaataattcaaaatatctAAATGGCATGTGAAATAATCACGGTCAAAGAAAATTTTTTTGACCTCGAAGTCTAAAATGTGCCATATAAATTGGAGCAAAAGGAATAGTATATTCTGCAAATTGTAGATGACGGGTCGAAATTAAGAGTGTAAACATAAAAGAATCATGGTCGTCGTTCCAAAAAAAGTAGAGATTGTTAAattcataataaataaagtgGATAAGAAATTCATAATAAGTAAAGTGGATTACAAATTCTTAATAAATAACAGAACAAAGTGCAATTAATAGCGTGTTTAAATGTTGTTAACTAACAGTGCTTTCAAGTATTTATATTTACACCATTAAATAAATTGACATACAATAATCGGTTACTCTAAATATTAAATGTAATAATTATTGAGGCTACCAAATATAGTGTTCCATATGGCTAATGACTAAAACGTTTTTAGCCTGTATGTACCAGACCTACATTATTTTAGCAACTTGTAATGGGGTTGGTGAGTATCTTTACTTTCACGTACTAATTCGTCTCATTGGAAAACATTATAGAGTTTAAGCAATATGCTTAGTCCGTGTaagtaatttttatattattaggtTATCGTTAACTGTgtaaattattttgttttcaagatTACATATTCTACATCTTAAAAAGGCTTACTTGTAGACATCCTTAATTAAGATAATTACTTAGTAGTGTAAAGAATTCTTTACACTAACGGCGTTTATTACTTCAACTTATCATTATATATAGGTGGAACCCTTTTATCAAAGAAATCATAATACACTCATCAAGTTATGGCTTCTTCATTTGTTCTTCAAGCTCCATGGGCTATCACAACCAACTTATCTTGTTTTCCTTCCTTTACAAAACCCTCACATGTTTTCCCACACAAAAAACCAAACAATAAGTTCAAAGTATCATGCAACCAAAACAATGAGGCAAATAATTCTCAAGAAAAAGTTGAAAGGAGAAATCTTCTTCTTGGTTTAGGAGGAATTTATGGTGCTGCCCATCTTTTACCATATGATGCTTTAGCAAGTCCCATCCCATCCCCTACTATTACACAATGTAGCACTGCCTTTATTGATGATGGTGTGCCTAAAATACCTGTGTGCTACACTTGTTGTCCTCCTATCCCGGATAAGAAAGACGTTCCTTGCTATGACCTTCCTCTTGTATCCGGATTTCGCGTTCGTCCTGCAGCTCAAACTGTAGATGACGAATACATAGCTAAGTATAACGAAGCTTATTCGCGTATGAAGGCGTTGCCGACAGACGATCCTCGTAGTTTCATGCAACAAGCCAATATCCATTGTGCTTATTGCAATGGTGCTTATAAAGTTGGAGGCAAAGAGTTACAAGTTCACTTCTCGTGGCTTTTCTTCCCTTTTCATAGATGGTATGTACGTGCTTTAATTAAGTATTTATATTCTATAATTTGTTATGCTATTCTCTTGTTACAAAATTTGTTGTTATAGGTACTTATACTTCCATGAGAGAATCTTGGCTTCCCTAATTGGTGACCCTACATTTGCTTTGCCATATTGGAATTGGGACCATCCTAAAGGCATGCATTTGCCTGACATGTTTGATGTCGAAGGTATTATATTCCACGTCAAAAGTACTagattcagttgaacccgctaaCATTACACCGAATCCGCCCCTggttgtagtttataatatttgtGACGACAAGTGGAATATATGGCTAGAAGCCcttttaagtttttaaaaaaGCTTTAGAAAATTTGACTGTCACCAAATTTAAGAgaaaaaaacttttaaaatttgtggtgtTTTAACATATTATAATATTTGTGCGATTGTAAAATATTTTGAATCTTATGGTCTTAACAAGTTCAAAACATTTGCGTGAATAATAAATCATCTCATTATTAAaggtaaaaaatataaaaatgtgaaCTTTTTTTAACAGACTACTTATGAAAGTGTGTCACGTAAATTAGAATTAAGAGGGTAATTTTGTGGAATAAAGTGTCTATTCAGAATGATTTGTTTATGGTTAAAACAGATATGTTTGTTTGTGGAATAAAAAGTCTATTCAGAATGACCTAGTCTTAAGTAAATAAAGTAATTCCATATCTATTATTTATTACtccccgtttcaatttatgtgaacctattttctttttagtccgtgccaaaaagaatgacccctttacCTATTTGGAAAccatttacctttatgcaatgatttatagccactcaaaatatatatgcctcattttacaccacaagttcaaaagtcttctctcttttcttaaactccgtacccagtcaaataggttcacataaattgaaacggagggagtataattttattaaatttttaatcataaatttatATTTCACGTTAAAAGTACTAGTTTAGTCGAAAACAGTAGATCCGCCTCTGGTTGTAGTTTGCAATATTTGTGTTGACAAGTCGAATATATCCCACATCCATGACGAGAAGCCCTTTTAAGTTTTTAAAAATGCTTTAGAAAATTTGACTACCACGAAATTTAAGAgaaaaaaacttttaaaatttgtggtgtTTTAATATGTCTTAATATTTGTGTGACTTGTAAAATATTTTGAAGCTTATGGTCATAAAAAGTTCAAAACATTTGTGTGAATAATAAAACATCTCATTATTAAAggtaaaataaaagtttaaagtttaattatttttaaatataaaaatataatattttttaacgGACTAATTATAAAAGTATGTCACATAAATTAGAACTTAGAGGTAATTTTGTGGAATACATGTCTATTCAGAATggtcaatttatgatttaaacaGATATGTTTGTTTGTGGAATAAAATGTCTATTCAGAATGGCGGAGTCTTAAGTAAATAAAGTAATTCCAAATACACATATATGGCTTTGTTATATCCAGAAGTACTTGTTTGTATTTTCCTAATCAGTACACGACCAATTTATCTTTAAAAAAAGTTATTTTCATGCCTTGAAGCCTTCCTACAATTACTAGCTTCCTGATTATTTCGATATTAACCATTTTATTCTAATTTTCCTAATTATAGGTACAAGTATATATAACGAAAGGCGAAACCAAAAGCATAGGAATGGGTTTATTATGGATCTTGGTTATGCTGGAGAAGATGTGGTAGCAAATGATCTACAAAAAATGGTTAATAATCTCGCTATAATGTATCGTCAAATGATCACTAATGCCCCTTGCCCTTTGCTCTTCTTTGGCAAACCTTATAGACTTGGAAGTAAACCTAGTCCAGGGATGGGTACTATAGAAAATGTGCCACATAATTCTATACATAGATGGGTTGGTGATCCAAGACAACCAAATCAAGAAGACATGGGAAATTTTTATTCGTCAGGCAAAGATCCTGCATTTTTTTCACTTCACGCCAATGTTGATCGAATGTGGACAATATGGAAAACACTGGGAGGAAAACGTAAGGATATTAGTGACCCAGATTATTTGGACACTGAGTTCTTTTTCTACGATGAAAAGGCAAAGCCTTTTCGTGTTAGGGTTCAAGATTGCTTGGATGAAAAGAAATTGGGATATACATTTCAACCAATGGATACACCTTGGAAGAATTTCAAGCCACTACTAAGAAAGAACACAAAAAATGTCAAGATTGATCCAAATTCAGTTCCACCAGCTAGTCAAGTATTCCCTATAAAGAAATTGGACAAGATTGTAACATTTTCAGTGGCTAGACCTAAAAAATTAAGAACTAAAAAAGAGAAGGAAGATGAAGAGGAACTATTGACTTTCAAGAATGTGGAATTGGATGTGAGAAAGTTTGTAAGGTTTGATGTTTTCCTCAATGAGGATAATGATGTGATTGCAAATGAGGTGGACAGGACAGAATTTGTTGGGAGTTTTGCAAATTTACCACATATTCATGATGAtcccaaaaaagaaaaatttccTGAATTTAGCCTGGCTATTAATGAATTATTGGAGGATTTAAAACTTGAAGGTGATGATCTTGTTGTGGTGACTCTGGTTCCTAAAATTGGAGGGGATAATGTTTCCATTGAAGCTGTTGAGATCCAGCTGGTCCCTTGTTAAGCCATTGAGAAATACTATGTTTTGTATTTCATGTCTACTAATTAaggtttgaaaaacaaatagcatGTTTTCTAGTATCAGAAGGTTAATCCCTTTTGATTATCGTGTAATGATGAAGACTTTAATGAATAAATGCTTTTGTTTTATGAAAAGGCTTCTCTAAACACTTTTATCTTGATGTTTGAAGTATAAAATAATCTTGATAAAAGGATTCATCATAAATTCCGGTAAAAAGTGTACTCAACAGTCAATAATAAGCGTCAAATAGTATCTTTTTAAGGCAGTCTTTTTTGtacatatatatttttctttacttgcAAAGAACTTTGGAGACTACTTTTTTCATGAAAAAACATTTCTCAATCTTTTATACCATTAGTGCAGCTTAAACTTTCATAATAGGTTACTTACCATTTTATTATATTACTgtttgtatttttattatattactgTTTATATTTATTATAAAGATTTACTTGTAATTACTTTGCAAATAAtctaattgtaaaaatatttttacattatataatatattgtttacccgtaaaacggtacagttgaatttatatgatcctgaaataatataataatcaaagaaatacGCAATACTTAGATTtggaatgtagatgaaatagcgAAGATAGTGATTTCATGAACACGGTTTCCGAACACAGCAATGATGGGATCAAAAAGCCAGAGAGTGAAATTATATAaagttttgtatagaatataatatatgttcttgccagaaatttcgtgtcatttacaatgataactgagctcactatttatagttatgtctaGGGAAGAAGGTCCTAGGGTCGTGCCTTCCttcaatgtcaattatgagggtcattgatgtagatgtaacgttgagcgtaaatgccaaattctttgtaacgaaccgtcgctcttaatgttgTAAAATATTCCTTAGTAATTGCTACCGGGCGCAGAACATTTAATATACTTTTATGAACATTATCCGTTCCAGTGACAAACGTAGTGGCTACGTTCGGTCCTTAGCCATTccatcttgggttccacgtgtcctcctttAGTCAGCCACGCgttatatcatattttaccctttaaagatagtccccctgctttccggtgacataactttgtgttaccgggaagttggtagaaactcCTTTTTGGCGGcaattactataattccctctgaaggTCTATGACAGTTGATTagatgcacgtctctccgcatttaatgtcccgaacacgcgtcatcccatgattca
This is a stretch of genomic DNA from Nicotiana tomentosiformis unplaced genomic scaffold, ASM39032v3 Un00008, whole genome shotgun sequence. It encodes these proteins:
- the LOC104098486 gene encoding polyphenol oxidase E, chloroplastic-like encodes the protein MASSFVLQAPWAITTNLSCFPSFTKPSHVFPHKKPNNKFKVSCNQNNEANNSQEKVERRNLLLGLGGIYGAAHLLPYDALASPIPSPTITQCSTAFIDDGVPKIPVCYTCCPPIPDKKDVPCYDLPLVSGFRVRPAAQTVDDEYIAKYNEAYSRMKALPTDDPRSFMQQANIHCAYCNGAYKVGGKELQVHFSWLFFPFHRWYLYFHERILASLIGDPTFALPYWNWDHPKGMHLPDMFDVEGTSIYNERRNQKHRNGFIMDLGYAGEDVVANDLQKMVNNLAIMYRQMITNAPCPLLFFGKPYRLGSKPSPGMGTIENVPHNSIHRWVGDPRQPNQEDMGNFYSSGKDPAFFSLHANVDRMWTIWKTLGGKRKDISDPDYLDTEFFFYDEKAKPFRVRVQDCLDEKKLGYTFQPMDTPWKNFKPLLRKNTKNVKIDPNSVPPASQVFPIKKLDKIVTFSVARPKKLRTKKEKEDEEELLTFKNVELDVRKFVRFDVFLNEDNDVIANEVDRTEFVGSFANLPHIHDDPKKEKFPEFSLAINELLEDLKLEGDDLVVVTLVPKIGGDNVSIEAVEIQLVPC